One genomic region from Dehalobacter restrictus DSM 9455 encodes:
- a CDS encoding cobalamin B12-binding domain-containing protein translates to MVDLKVLTQAMSDLDEDVLNKAIDEVLSKDDNAAEAQEVVKACQQGMTLVGERYDSGEYFIGDLVFAGEVLQSVMDKLKPALSAGSSAKGGKIVLATVFGDLHDIGKNIFRSMVEAANFEVIDLGINVPVSQIVDKVKEVNPDIVGLSGVLTLALDSMKETVNALNEAGLRNSVKVIIGGVPVNENVCKSIGADAFSTNAAEGVKICQGWVG, encoded by the coding sequence GTGGTGGATTTGAAAGTCCTGACCCAAGCGATGTCTGATCTGGACGAAGACGTGTTAAACAAGGCTATTGATGAAGTACTAAGCAAAGACGACAATGCCGCAGAAGCTCAAGAAGTTGTTAAAGCCTGTCAGCAAGGTATGACACTCGTAGGTGAACGCTATGATTCGGGCGAGTACTTTATCGGGGATTTGGTCTTTGCCGGGGAAGTGTTGCAAAGTGTAATGGACAAGCTCAAACCGGCTTTAAGTGCAGGTTCCTCAGCAAAAGGCGGAAAGATTGTTTTAGCTACAGTTTTTGGAGATCTTCATGACATAGGCAAAAATATTTTCAGATCCATGGTTGAAGCCGCAAATTTTGAGGTGATCGACCTGGGGATCAATGTTCCGGTCAGCCAGATCGTGGACAAGGTTAAAGAGGTTAACCCTGATATTGTGGGATTAAGCGGTGTACTGACTTTGGCGCTGGATAGTATGAAAGAAACAGTTAATGCGCTTAATGAAGCAGGCCTTAGAAATTCAGTTAAGGTTATTATCGGCGGCGTACCCGTTAATGAGAATGTATGTAAAAGCATAGGGGCAGATGCTTTCTCAACAAACGCCGCTGAAGGCGTAAAAATATGCCAAGGATGGGTGGGTTGA
- a CDS encoding D-alanyl-D-alanine carboxypeptidase family protein, whose amino-acid sequence MARKVKKKKSGIRIFVTFPLIIVIAALAYKSIITPGNHQIFEKEYDDKTSSYSSLKITPDSSASISFDKLNSPNAILIRFKDHTIMMQKNSERKIYPASLTKMMTAIVTIENLPDLNEEIKLTNSTFQGLYEADASMAGFEPGEQVRAIDLLYGVMLPSGAECSIGLADQVAGSEQNFVKIMNQKAAGLGMDNTHFENAIGLHNENHYTTVKDLAILLCYALQNDTFREIFTSSRHSTQPTNKHPGGITFYNTMFEELNNQNIIGGGILGGKTGYTDEAGLCLASLAKVDKQEYILISAGAKGDQHSEQYNITDALAVYNSIRK is encoded by the coding sequence ATGGCACGAAAAGTAAAAAAGAAAAAGTCAGGAATACGTATATTTGTAACATTTCCATTAATAATTGTCATTGCCGCTTTGGCTTACAAATCAATCATTACTCCAGGAAACCACCAAATATTTGAGAAAGAATATGACGATAAAACCTCGTCATATTCTTCTTTAAAGATAACCCCCGATTCTTCTGCTTCTATATCTTTCGACAAGCTGAACAGTCCTAATGCGATTTTGATCCGGTTTAAAGATCATACCATCATGATGCAAAAAAACAGCGAAAGAAAAATCTATCCTGCTTCTTTGACTAAAATGATGACAGCCATTGTTACGATAGAAAATTTACCTGATCTGAACGAAGAAATCAAACTTACCAATTCTACGTTTCAGGGGCTGTACGAAGCAGATGCATCAATGGCAGGTTTCGAACCGGGTGAGCAGGTCAGGGCAATCGATCTTTTATACGGAGTAATGCTGCCGAGCGGCGCAGAGTGTAGTATTGGACTTGCTGATCAGGTTGCGGGATCAGAGCAGAATTTTGTAAAAATAATGAATCAAAAGGCGGCAGGTCTTGGTATGGACAATACCCATTTTGAAAATGCGATCGGACTTCACAATGAAAACCACTACACAACAGTCAAAGATCTGGCTATTCTTCTATGCTATGCTTTGCAAAATGATACTTTCCGGGAGATTTTTACTTCGTCCCGTCATTCCACACAACCTACCAATAAGCATCCTGGCGGGATAACCTTTTACAATACCATGTTTGAAGAACTCAACAATCAAAACATTATCGGTGGGGGAATTTTAGGAGGGAAAACTGGGTATACCGATGAGGCCGGTCTATGTCTCGCGAGTCTCGCCAAAGTGGATAAACAAGAATATATTCTGATTTCAGCTGGTGCAAAAGGAGATCAGCATTCGGAACAGTATAATATTACCGATGCATTAGCTGTATACAACAGTATAAGAAAATAA
- a CDS encoding SPL family radical SAM protein, with protein MFPDKIYYEPAALGYELGIFLKDKFSDVPWVEIGNHNNIEPLRSNSNKEFARMKRYLIIGIRKTHKYEPNHKVSDFLVPFTSSGCSAMCLYCYLVCNYNKCSYLRLFVNREQMMDKLLKKANSSPNDLTFEIGSNSDLVLENTITGNLEWTIKNFAQNDKGFITFPTKFAMVEPFLKLDHRGRTIMRMSVNPQFIIQKAEIGTSSLKNRIKALNIMCDAGYKVGLLIAPVILVDDWMAQYSELIEQLSDELSDKVKKEIFIEIIFMTYSYVHRAINSEAFPNAIELYDKTLMTGRGRGKYCYRDHIRKQSEQFLREQISQKLGNIPIIYVV; from the coding sequence TTGTTTCCAGATAAAATATATTATGAGCCGGCGGCTCTTGGATATGAACTAGGCATATTTTTAAAAGACAAGTTTTCGGATGTTCCATGGGTGGAGATTGGGAATCATAACAATATTGAGCCGCTTCGTTCAAATTCTAATAAAGAATTTGCAAGGATGAAAAGATATCTCATCATTGGCATACGAAAGACTCATAAATATGAGCCCAATCATAAGGTGTCTGATTTTCTGGTACCATTTACTTCCTCTGGATGTAGTGCCATGTGTTTGTATTGCTATCTGGTGTGTAATTATAATAAATGCTCATATTTGCGACTTTTTGTTAACCGTGAGCAGATGATGGATAAATTGCTTAAAAAAGCGAATTCCTCACCAAACGATTTGACGTTTGAAATCGGAAGCAACAGCGATTTGGTTTTGGAAAATACGATAACCGGCAATTTGGAATGGACAATAAAAAACTTTGCACAAAACGATAAAGGATTTATTACATTTCCAACAAAGTTTGCTATGGTGGAACCTTTTCTTAAATTAGATCATAGGGGCAGAACCATTATGCGCATGAGCGTAAATCCTCAATTTATTATTCAAAAGGCGGAAATAGGAACATCATCACTAAAAAATAGAATTAAAGCATTAAATATAATGTGCGATGCAGGATATAAGGTTGGGCTTTTAATTGCTCCCGTTATATTAGTAGATGATTGGATGGCTCAATATTCGGAGCTCATTGAACAACTCTCCGATGAACTTAGTGATAAAGTAAAGAAAGAAATATTCATTGAGATCATTTTTATGACTTACAGCTATGTTCATCGCGCAATCAACAGTGAAGCATTTCCTAATGCCATAGAGCTTTACGATAAAACGCTTATGACAGGAAGAGGGCGAGGGAAATATTGCTATCGCGATCATATACGAAAACAGAGTGAGCAGTTCTTAAGAGAGCAAATATCACAAAAGCTGGGTAATATACCCATTATTTATGTTGTTTAA
- a CDS encoding uroporphyrinogen decarboxylase family protein — protein MSEVMNLYQERLNRIFKTLRLEQADRVPVLGTYGTWSSYFAGYTDAETNWDTDKCGKALMKVADELPVDMIHMIYNRPGGVYQALGSSAFHYLSDSNIVQYSDESAQIMKDDEYPEFTKDPFRFLVEKVLPRKYAELAKDSPMRDLAFAKGAMKFGMYGGQKGAIEGSLAAQYGMPLLFDGIILHPMDWIADFFRGIKGVFGDIRRRPAEFAEAIQAFTPLVIRLGMGQVHMGPPKPNPKVLLFPLHLPTMLKVADFDKYYWPSFKMIMEFFAAHNVYVIPFYEGDWSRYYNHLQELPAKKTGGWFEHGDPKEIKDKLKDTMCVIGLFPATLLQYGTKEECIAKAKELLDNLAPGGGYIFGTDKELLAPADGKAENIIAVNEFVMEYGIYK, from the coding sequence ATGAGTGAAGTTATGAACCTATATCAAGAACGTCTGAACCGAATTTTTAAAACCTTAAGACTGGAACAAGCCGACCGTGTTCCTGTGCTGGGCACGTATGGAACTTGGAGTTCTTACTTTGCAGGGTATACCGATGCAGAAACCAATTGGGATACGGATAAATGCGGCAAAGCCCTAATGAAAGTAGCAGATGAGCTTCCAGTAGATATGATCCATATGATCTATAACAGGCCGGGTGGCGTGTATCAGGCATTGGGGAGCAGTGCATTCCACTACTTAAGTGACAGCAATATCGTCCAGTATTCCGACGAGTCTGCCCAAATAATGAAAGATGATGAATATCCCGAATTTACCAAAGATCCGTTCAGGTTTTTGGTAGAAAAGGTTTTGCCGCGAAAATATGCCGAACTGGCTAAGGATTCACCGATGAGGGATTTAGCATTTGCCAAAGGAGCCATGAAGTTTGGAATGTATGGCGGCCAAAAGGGAGCTATTGAGGGTTCACTTGCCGCGCAATATGGAATGCCTTTGCTATTTGACGGTATTATTTTACACCCGATGGATTGGATTGCGGATTTCTTCCGGGGCATAAAAGGAGTATTTGGAGACATTCGCCGTCGTCCGGCGGAATTCGCAGAGGCCATCCAAGCGTTTACACCGTTGGTCATCAGGCTTGGCATGGGTCAAGTGCACATGGGGCCACCGAAACCAAACCCCAAAGTCCTTCTTTTCCCGCTGCATTTACCTACGATGCTGAAAGTAGCGGACTTCGACAAGTATTACTGGCCGTCGTTTAAAATGATCATGGAATTTTTTGCTGCCCATAATGTCTATGTAATACCGTTCTACGAAGGTGATTGGTCGCGTTATTACAATCATCTTCAAGAGCTTCCAGCCAAGAAAACAGGGGGTTGGTTCGAACATGGTGATCCTAAAGAGATAAAAGATAAACTCAAAGACACCATGTGCGTCATCGGACTTTTCCCGGCGACACTGCTGCAATATGGCACCAAGGAAGAATGTATTGCCAAAGCGAAAGAATTATTGGATAATCTGGCACCTGGCGGAGGATACATTTTTGGCACCGATAAGGAGCTTCTTGCGCCAGCTGATGGCAAGGCGGAAAACATCATCGCCGTAAATGAATTTGTCATGGAGTATGGTATTTATAAATAG